The following proteins come from a genomic window of Doryrhamphus excisus isolate RoL2022-K1 chromosome 12, RoL_Dexc_1.0, whole genome shotgun sequence:
- the nod2 gene encoding nucleotide-binding oligomerization domain-containing protein 2 isoform X1, with protein sequence MMAQEYVLKRRTEILGAVCGSGSAEHLERILDVLLAHGELSWEEYQSIQVQGRPLHTNARHLLDLVYTKGLATCEIFVDALQQVLPECHGAGLCFTGGVSKVEESKDAVRTSTETLLGQRPVLVGKLQGCVDGALEALLQLGHFTSEDCHEIRLPIHTPSQQARRLLDHVGSKGESAANVVLQYIDHKQRSGGSNQTEEKLTPPTEFLKFQKKLRSSVSAQSSFLSTYGGTSHMPLDDIYTQGQLELPHDCEVRGDLDLGDIVGTAGTVNEEADTVLVSGDAGSGKSTLLQKLHLVWARGTALSEFLLLFPFSCRKLNFELKELSVQDLLFQHCCWPDRDQEEIFHFILDHPDAVIFTFDGLDELKQSFSDGHRICCPTQAAPVHVLLFNLLQGSLMKGVRKVVTSRPEAVGPILKKHLRKEIFLKGFSPNGIDRFVKKQHHDAVVAAKVLASIQANTALLGLCHSPVLCWIVSQCHKELLGCGDGTPQTITDVYLMILQHFLQHQSSFKTSKVSGWLQEHLTTVLHLGQLAFQGVGASCYIFSSSDLDACYVTEKDICTGFLIQSKDMSDRHGQRYEFRHVTMQCFFAALYIVLSNNADRSTITKLFELHDMTETCFSSTCFTSCLTSDQQKTSAETPNLQITATFVSGLLSQRHRHLWSVCSQTPLMDRKVQQVVKCLSKGMQRHFKSIPPPVQGEKKSMHAMPGFVWLIKCVYEMQESKMAKEVLSKLEVDHLKLTYCNIGPVECTALAYVLQHLRNPVGIQLDDNSVGDVGVEQLLPCLHICNSLYLRNNNITDEGIRKLIAKGLQCDRFEKIALFNNKLTDACMQHFSHLLRNKQNFVSLRLGNNNITSEGAKQLARGLESNHSLKFLGLWGNHIGDAGAEAIAGALEGSKTLTWLSLVKNGVGSVGACALAKMIKSDTSLEELWLTENCITRQGVECLVQALEHNTHVKSVWLINNNLSAEEVAEMAQRESRLIF encoded by the exons ATGATGGCCCAGGAGTATGTACTGAAACGGAGGACTGAGATACTGGGGGCCGTGTGCGGCAGCGGCTCGGCTGAGCATCTGGAAAGAATTCTGGATGTCCTCCTGGCTCACGGTGAGCTCTCATGGGAGGAATACCAGTCCATCCAAGTCCAGGGGAGACCACTTCACACCAATGCCAGACACCTTCTGGACCTTGTCTACACAAAGGGATTAGCTACCTGTGAGATTTTTGTCGATGCTCTCCAACAGGTCCTTCCCGAATGTCACGGGGCAGGACTTTGCTTCACTGGAGGTGTCTCAAAGGTAGAAGAAAGCAAAGACGCCGTAAGAACGTCCACTGAGACTCTTCTGGGTCAAAGACCAGTCCTGGTTGGAAAGCTGCAAGGCTGTGTTGATGGTGCTTTGGAAGCCCTGCTTCAATTAGGACACTTCACTTCGGAGGACTGCCATGAAATACGACTGCCGATACACACCCCCTCTCAGCAG GCCAGACGTTTGCTCGATCATGTCGGCTCCAAAGGTGAATCGGCGGCCAACGTCGTGCTTCAGTACATTGACCACAAGCAACGGTCTGGTGGAAGTAACCAGACAGAGGAGAAACTTACCCCACCCACAG AGTTCCTGAAATTCCAGAAGAAGCTCCGCAGTTCCGTGTCGGCCCAGTCCAGTTTCCTCAGCACCTACGGGGGCACCAGCCACATGCCGCTGGATGACATCTACACCCAAGGCCAGCTGGAACTGCCACACGACTGCGAGGTTCGAGGAGATTTGGATCTGGGGGACATCGTCGGTACGGCGGGCACCGTGAACGAGGAAGCGGACACGGTTCTAGTATCCGGGGACGCGGGAAGCGGGAAGAGCACCTTACTCCAAAAGCTGCACCTGGTCTGGGCTCGGGGCACCGCCCTTTCAGagttcctcctccttttccctTTCAGCTGCCGGAAGCTGAATTTCGAACTGAAGGAGCTGTCGGTTCAAGACCTGCTTTTTCAGCACTGCTGCTGGCCTGATCGGGATCAGGAGGAGATTTTCCACTTCATCCTGGACCACCCGGATGCGGTCATCTTCACGTTCGACGGTCTGGATGAGCTGAAGCAGAGCTTTTCCGACGGGCACAGGATCTGCTGCCCTACCCAGGCTGCTCCCGTTCACGTCCTGTTGTTCAACCTCCTTCAGGGTTCCCTCATGAAGGGGGTGCGGAAGGTGGTAACAAGTCGCCCAGAAGCTGTAGGTCCGATACTGAAGAAACATCTCCGCAAGGAAATCTTCCTCAAAGGCTTTTCCCCAAATGGAATCGACCGTTTTGTCAAGAAGCAACACCACGATGCCGTGGTGGCTGCTAAGGTTCTGGCTTCCATTCAAGCCAACACGGCTTTGCTGGGACTTTGCCACAGTCCGGTACTTTGCTGGATCGTCTCGCAGTGCCACAAGGAGCTGCTAGGCTGCGGAGACGGAACGCCGCAAACGATAACGGATGTCTACTTAATGATCTTGCAGCACTTCCTGCAGCACCAAAGCTCCTTTAAGACCTCCAAGGTGTCAGGTTGGCTTCAGGAGCATCTCACTACCGTGTTGCATTTAGGACAGCTCGCTTTTCAGGGCGTCGGAGCATCCTGTTACATCTTCTCCAGCTCAGACTTGGACGCTTGCTATGTCACGGAAAAGGATATCTGCACAGGGTTCCTCATCCAAAGCAAAGATATGTCCGACCGTCACGGTCAACGGTACGAGTTCCGTCACGTCACCATGCAGTGTTTTTTCGCCGCTCTGTACATCGTATTATCCAACAACGCCGACCGCTCCACCATCACTAAGCTCTTTGAACTACACGATATGACCGAGACTTGCTTCAGCAGCACctgcttcacttcctgtttgacctcGGACCAACAAAAAACTTCGGCTGAGACGCCGAATCTTCAAATCACCGCCACTTTCGTGTCCGGGCTCCTCTCTCAGAGACACCGACACTTGTGGTCCGTTTGCTCTCAGACTCCATTAATGGACAGAAAAGTGCAACAAGTAGTGAAATGTCTCTCCAAGGGGATGCAGAGGCACTTCAAGTCCATCCCTCCGCCGGTTCAGGGAGAGAAGAAGAGCATGCACGCCATGCCGGGTTTTGTCTGGCTCATTAAATGCGTCTACGAGATGCAGGAGAGCAAGATGGCCAAGGAGGTTTTGAGCAAGCTGGAGGTGGACCACCTGAAGTTGACCTACTGCAACATCGGACCGGTAGAGTGCACGGCGTTGGCCTACGTGCTCCAGCATCTAAGGAACCCTGTGGGAATCCAGCTGGACGACAACTCAGTAGGCGACGTGGGCGTGGAGCAGCTCCTACCCTGCCTGCATATTTGTAATTCTCTTTA CCTCAGAAATAATAACATCACAGATGAGGGGATTCGCAAACTCATTGCAAAAGGACTCCAGTGTGACAGATTTGAGAAAATTGC GCTCTTCAACAACAAGCTAACCGACGCTTGCATGCAACACTTTTCTCACCTTTTGAGGAACAAGCAGAATTTCGTTTCTCTGAG GCTTGGCAACAATAACATCACATCAGAGGGAGCCAAACAGCTGGCAAGGGGGCTGGAATCCAACCATTCCTTGAAGTTTTTAGG GCTTTGGGGCAACCATATTGGTGATGCAGGGGCAGAGGCCATCGCCGGCGCCCTGGAGGGCAGCAAAACTCTAACATGGCTCAG CTTGGTGAAGAATGGCGTGGGAAGCGTCGGAGCGTGTGCCCTGGCCAAAATGATCAAGAGTGACACGTCGCTGGAGGAACTCTG GTTGACAGAAAACTGCATCACCAGACAAGGAGTAGAGTGTTTGGTTCAAGCCCTTGAACATAACACGCATGTCAAATCCGTATG GTTAATAAACAACAATCTGAGTGCGGAGGAAGTAGCAGAGATGGCACAACGTGAATCAAGACtgatcttttaa
- the nod2 gene encoding nucleotide-binding oligomerization domain-containing protein 2 isoform X2, whose translation MMAQEYVLKRRTEILGAVCGSGSAEHLERILDVLLAHGELSWEEYQSIQVQGRPLHTNARHLLDLVYTKGLATCEIFVDALQQVLPECHGAGLCFTGGVSKVEESKDAVRTSTETLLGQRPVLVGKLQGCVDGALEALLQLGHFTSEDCHEIRLPIHTPSQQARRLLDHVGSKGESAANVVLQYIDHKQRSGGSNQTEEKLTPPTEFLKFQKKLRSSVSAQSSFLSTYGGTSHMPLDDIYTQGQLELPHDCEVRGDLDLGDIVGTAGTVNEEADTVLVSGDAGSGKSTLLQKLHLVWARGTALSEFLLLFPFSCRKLNFELKELSVQDLLFQHCCWPDRDQEEIFHFILDHPDAVIFTFDGLDELKQSFSDGHRICCPTQAAPVHVLLFNLLQGSLMKGVRKVVTSRPEAVGPILKKHLRKEIFLKGFSPNGIDRFVKKQHHDAVVAAKVLASIQANTALLGLCHSPVLCWIVSQCHKELLGCGDGTPQTITDVYLMILQHFLQHQSSFKTSKVSGWLQEHLTTVLHLGQLAFQGVGASCYIFSSSDLDACYVTEKDICTGFLIQSKDMSDRHGQRYEFRHVTMQCFFAALYIVLSNNADRSTITKLFELHDMTETCFSSTCFTSCLTSDQQKTSAETPNLQITATFVSGLLSQRHRHLWSVCSQTPLMDRKVQQVVKCLSKGMQRHFKSIPPPVQGEKKSMHAMPGFVWLIKCVYEMQESKMAKEVLSKLEVDHLKLTYCNIGPVECTALAYVLQHLRNPVGIQLDDNSVGDVGVEQLLPCLHICNSLYLRNNNITDEGIRKLIAKGLQCDRFEKIALFNNKLTDACMQHFSHLLRNKQNFVSLRLGNNNITSEGAKQLARGLESNHSLKFLGLWGNHIGDAGAEAIAGALEGSKTLTWLSLVKNGVGSVGACALAKMIKSDTSLEELWFPVQG comes from the exons ATGATGGCCCAGGAGTATGTACTGAAACGGAGGACTGAGATACTGGGGGCCGTGTGCGGCAGCGGCTCGGCTGAGCATCTGGAAAGAATTCTGGATGTCCTCCTGGCTCACGGTGAGCTCTCATGGGAGGAATACCAGTCCATCCAAGTCCAGGGGAGACCACTTCACACCAATGCCAGACACCTTCTGGACCTTGTCTACACAAAGGGATTAGCTACCTGTGAGATTTTTGTCGATGCTCTCCAACAGGTCCTTCCCGAATGTCACGGGGCAGGACTTTGCTTCACTGGAGGTGTCTCAAAGGTAGAAGAAAGCAAAGACGCCGTAAGAACGTCCACTGAGACTCTTCTGGGTCAAAGACCAGTCCTGGTTGGAAAGCTGCAAGGCTGTGTTGATGGTGCTTTGGAAGCCCTGCTTCAATTAGGACACTTCACTTCGGAGGACTGCCATGAAATACGACTGCCGATACACACCCCCTCTCAGCAG GCCAGACGTTTGCTCGATCATGTCGGCTCCAAAGGTGAATCGGCGGCCAACGTCGTGCTTCAGTACATTGACCACAAGCAACGGTCTGGTGGAAGTAACCAGACAGAGGAGAAACTTACCCCACCCACAG AGTTCCTGAAATTCCAGAAGAAGCTCCGCAGTTCCGTGTCGGCCCAGTCCAGTTTCCTCAGCACCTACGGGGGCACCAGCCACATGCCGCTGGATGACATCTACACCCAAGGCCAGCTGGAACTGCCACACGACTGCGAGGTTCGAGGAGATTTGGATCTGGGGGACATCGTCGGTACGGCGGGCACCGTGAACGAGGAAGCGGACACGGTTCTAGTATCCGGGGACGCGGGAAGCGGGAAGAGCACCTTACTCCAAAAGCTGCACCTGGTCTGGGCTCGGGGCACCGCCCTTTCAGagttcctcctccttttccctTTCAGCTGCCGGAAGCTGAATTTCGAACTGAAGGAGCTGTCGGTTCAAGACCTGCTTTTTCAGCACTGCTGCTGGCCTGATCGGGATCAGGAGGAGATTTTCCACTTCATCCTGGACCACCCGGATGCGGTCATCTTCACGTTCGACGGTCTGGATGAGCTGAAGCAGAGCTTTTCCGACGGGCACAGGATCTGCTGCCCTACCCAGGCTGCTCCCGTTCACGTCCTGTTGTTCAACCTCCTTCAGGGTTCCCTCATGAAGGGGGTGCGGAAGGTGGTAACAAGTCGCCCAGAAGCTGTAGGTCCGATACTGAAGAAACATCTCCGCAAGGAAATCTTCCTCAAAGGCTTTTCCCCAAATGGAATCGACCGTTTTGTCAAGAAGCAACACCACGATGCCGTGGTGGCTGCTAAGGTTCTGGCTTCCATTCAAGCCAACACGGCTTTGCTGGGACTTTGCCACAGTCCGGTACTTTGCTGGATCGTCTCGCAGTGCCACAAGGAGCTGCTAGGCTGCGGAGACGGAACGCCGCAAACGATAACGGATGTCTACTTAATGATCTTGCAGCACTTCCTGCAGCACCAAAGCTCCTTTAAGACCTCCAAGGTGTCAGGTTGGCTTCAGGAGCATCTCACTACCGTGTTGCATTTAGGACAGCTCGCTTTTCAGGGCGTCGGAGCATCCTGTTACATCTTCTCCAGCTCAGACTTGGACGCTTGCTATGTCACGGAAAAGGATATCTGCACAGGGTTCCTCATCCAAAGCAAAGATATGTCCGACCGTCACGGTCAACGGTACGAGTTCCGTCACGTCACCATGCAGTGTTTTTTCGCCGCTCTGTACATCGTATTATCCAACAACGCCGACCGCTCCACCATCACTAAGCTCTTTGAACTACACGATATGACCGAGACTTGCTTCAGCAGCACctgcttcacttcctgtttgacctcGGACCAACAAAAAACTTCGGCTGAGACGCCGAATCTTCAAATCACCGCCACTTTCGTGTCCGGGCTCCTCTCTCAGAGACACCGACACTTGTGGTCCGTTTGCTCTCAGACTCCATTAATGGACAGAAAAGTGCAACAAGTAGTGAAATGTCTCTCCAAGGGGATGCAGAGGCACTTCAAGTCCATCCCTCCGCCGGTTCAGGGAGAGAAGAAGAGCATGCACGCCATGCCGGGTTTTGTCTGGCTCATTAAATGCGTCTACGAGATGCAGGAGAGCAAGATGGCCAAGGAGGTTTTGAGCAAGCTGGAGGTGGACCACCTGAAGTTGACCTACTGCAACATCGGACCGGTAGAGTGCACGGCGTTGGCCTACGTGCTCCAGCATCTAAGGAACCCTGTGGGAATCCAGCTGGACGACAACTCAGTAGGCGACGTGGGCGTGGAGCAGCTCCTACCCTGCCTGCATATTTGTAATTCTCTTTA CCTCAGAAATAATAACATCACAGATGAGGGGATTCGCAAACTCATTGCAAAAGGACTCCAGTGTGACAGATTTGAGAAAATTGC GCTCTTCAACAACAAGCTAACCGACGCTTGCATGCAACACTTTTCTCACCTTTTGAGGAACAAGCAGAATTTCGTTTCTCTGAG GCTTGGCAACAATAACATCACATCAGAGGGAGCCAAACAGCTGGCAAGGGGGCTGGAATCCAACCATTCCTTGAAGTTTTTAGG GCTTTGGGGCAACCATATTGGTGATGCAGGGGCAGAGGCCATCGCCGGCGCCCTGGAGGGCAGCAAAACTCTAACATGGCTCAG CTTGGTGAAGAATGGCGTGGGAAGCGTCGGAGCGTGTGCCCTGGCCAAAATGATCAAGAGTGACACGTCGCTGGAGGAACTCTGGT TCCCTGTACAAGGTTGA